A genomic stretch from Pseudoliparis swirei isolate HS2019 ecotype Mariana Trench chromosome 18, NWPU_hadal_v1, whole genome shotgun sequence includes:
- the LOC130207820 gene encoding uncharacterized protein LOC130207820 isoform X1, with amino-acid sequence MGVIISHLFSRFISKTPVRILMVGLDAAGNTTLLYRLKLAEVVTTIPTIGFNVETVEYKNISFTVWDVGGQTVIRPLWRHYFTNTQFPLQGLIFVVDSNDPERIKDAADELHLMLDEDKMRGVAMLVFANKQDLPRAMSVSDITDGLGLSGVSQPVGVRVYPQCNAVVESNSLLHVLKLHSLF; translated from the exons ATGGGCGTCatcatctctcacctcttcTCCAGGTTCATCTCCAAGACACCTGTCAGGATTTTAATGG tgggtCTGGATGCAGCCGGTAACACCACCCTGCTGTACAGACTGAAGCTGGCCGAGGTCGTCACCACCATCCCAACCATCG gttttaaTGTGGAGACGGTGGAGTACAAGAACATCAGCTTCACAGTTTGGGATGTTGGAGGTCAGACAGTCATCAGACCTCTGTGGAGACATTACTTCACCAACACACAG TTTCCTCTTCAGGGTCTGATCTTCGTCGTCGACAGCAACGACCCCGAGAGGATCAAAGACGCGGCCGACGAGCTTCACCTGATG TTGGACGAGGACAAAATGAGGGGCGTGGCCATGCTGGTGTTTGCCAACAAACAGGATTTGCCCAGAGCCATGTctgtcagtgacatcacagacgGTCTGGGCCTATCAGGAGTCTCGCAGCCGGTAGGTGTCCGTGtgtacccacaatgcaatgctgTGGTGGAGAGTAactctctgcttcatgtgttaaagctgcattctctcttctga
- the LOC130207820 gene encoding uncharacterized protein LOC130207820 isoform X3 — protein MVGLDAAGNTTLLYRLKLAEVVTTIPTIGFNVETVEYKNISFTVWDVGGQTVIRPLWRHYFTNTQFPLQGLIFVVDSNDPERIKDAADELHLMLDEDKMRGVAMLVFANKQDLPRAMSVSDITDGLGLSGVSQPVGVRVYPQCNAVVESNSLLHVLKLHSLF, from the exons ATGG tgggtCTGGATGCAGCCGGTAACACCACCCTGCTGTACAGACTGAAGCTGGCCGAGGTCGTCACCACCATCCCAACCATCG gttttaaTGTGGAGACGGTGGAGTACAAGAACATCAGCTTCACAGTTTGGGATGTTGGAGGTCAGACAGTCATCAGACCTCTGTGGAGACATTACTTCACCAACACACAG TTTCCTCTTCAGGGTCTGATCTTCGTCGTCGACAGCAACGACCCCGAGAGGATCAAAGACGCGGCCGACGAGCTTCACCTGATG TTGGACGAGGACAAAATGAGGGGCGTGGCCATGCTGGTGTTTGCCAACAAACAGGATTTGCCCAGAGCCATGTctgtcagtgacatcacagacgGTCTGGGCCTATCAGGAGTCTCGCAGCCGGTAGGTGTCCGTGtgtacccacaatgcaatgctgTGGTGGAGAGTAactctctgcttcatgtgttaaagctgcattctctcttctga
- the LOC130207820 gene encoding uncharacterized protein LOC130207820 isoform X2, translating into MGVIISHLFSRFISKTPVRILMVGLDAAGNTTLLYRLKLAEVVTTIPTIGFNVETVEYKNISFTVWDVGGQTVIRPLWRHYFTNTQGLIFVVDSNDPERIKDAADELHLMLDEDKMRGVAMLVFANKQDLPRAMSVSDITDGLGLSGVSQPVGVRVYPQCNAVVESNSLLHVLKLHSLF; encoded by the exons ATGGGCGTCatcatctctcacctcttcTCCAGGTTCATCTCCAAGACACCTGTCAGGATTTTAATGG tgggtCTGGATGCAGCCGGTAACACCACCCTGCTGTACAGACTGAAGCTGGCCGAGGTCGTCACCACCATCCCAACCATCG gttttaaTGTGGAGACGGTGGAGTACAAGAACATCAGCTTCACAGTTTGGGATGTTGGAGGTCAGACAGTCATCAGACCTCTGTGGAGACATTACTTCACCAACACACAG GGTCTGATCTTCGTCGTCGACAGCAACGACCCCGAGAGGATCAAAGACGCGGCCGACGAGCTTCACCTGATG TTGGACGAGGACAAAATGAGGGGCGTGGCCATGCTGGTGTTTGCCAACAAACAGGATTTGCCCAGAGCCATGTctgtcagtgacatcacagacgGTCTGGGCCTATCAGGAGTCTCGCAGCCGGTAGGTGTCCGTGtgtacccacaatgcaatgctgTGGTGGAGAGTAactctctgcttcatgtgttaaagctgcattctctcttctga